A genomic segment from Neobacillus sp. YX16 encodes:
- a CDS encoding CBS domain-containing protein yields the protein MATKHEQILLYIDELPVGEKISVRQIAKAMTVSEGTAYRAIKEAENKGYVSTIERVGTIRIERKKKENIEKLTFAEVVNIVEGQVLGGKTGLHKTLNKFVIGAMKLEAMMRYTGPDNLLIVGNRTQAQELALKAGAAVLITGGFDTEDHIKKLADSLEMPIISTSYDTFTVATMINRAIYDQLIKKEIILVEDILTPLSETYFLKSSDKVSVWHNLNHETTHSRYPVVDQNMKIQGMVTAKDVMGQDADMSIDKIMTKQPMTVSGKTSVASTAHMMVWEGIEVLPVVDDNNRLEGIISRQDVLKALQMNQRQPQVGETLDDIVTNQMVLMRGRAKGEEVYTSEVTPQMTNHLGTISYGVFTTIVTEAANRILRSYKKGDLVVENMTIYFLKPVQMESVIDIFPKVLEVGRKFGKVDVEVFNDGILVGKAMMMCQLIDRT from the coding sequence TTGGCTACAAAGCATGAACAGATTCTGCTATATATTGATGAACTTCCAGTAGGGGAAAAAATATCTGTGCGTCAAATCGCCAAGGCGATGACAGTAAGTGAAGGTACAGCCTACAGAGCGATCAAGGAAGCCGAAAATAAAGGATATGTCAGTACAATTGAGCGTGTAGGTACGATTAGGATAGAACGCAAGAAAAAAGAGAATATTGAAAAGCTTACCTTTGCTGAAGTGGTTAATATTGTGGAAGGTCAGGTTTTAGGCGGGAAGACTGGATTGCATAAAACACTAAATAAATTTGTTATCGGGGCAATGAAACTAGAGGCGATGATGCGCTATACGGGTCCAGATAACCTATTAATCGTGGGAAATCGTACACAAGCACAGGAGCTTGCATTAAAGGCTGGTGCAGCTGTATTAATTACCGGTGGCTTTGATACCGAAGACCATATCAAAAAATTAGCAGACAGCCTGGAAATGCCGATTATATCGACCAGTTATGATACCTTTACAGTGGCAACGATGATAAACCGCGCTATTTATGACCAGTTGATAAAAAAGGAAATTATTCTGGTGGAGGATATCCTAACCCCTCTTTCAGAGACTTACTTCCTGAAGAGCTCTGATAAGGTTTCTGTGTGGCATAACCTAAATCATGAAACCACCCACAGCCGATATCCTGTTGTTGATCAAAACATGAAGATTCAAGGAATGGTAACGGCAAAGGATGTTATGGGTCAGGATGCTGATATGTCCATTGATAAGATCATGACTAAACAGCCGATGACTGTTTCTGGCAAGACAAGCGTTGCCTCTACCGCACATATGATGGTTTGGGAAGGTATTGAAGTCCTTCCAGTTGTGGATGATAACAACCGTCTTGAAGGAATTATTAGCAGGCAGGATGTATTAAAAGCATTACAAATGAATCAACGCCAGCCACAGGTAGGAGAAACGCTTGATGATATTGTCACCAACCAAATGGTGTTAATGCGCGGAAGAGCAAAAGGGGAAGAAGTATACACGAGTGAAGTTACTCCGCAAATGACAAACCATCTAGGAACCATTTCCTACGGAGTTTTCACGACAATTGTTACAGAGGCAGCGAATCGTATACTGAGAAGCTATAAAAAAGGTGATCTTGTTGTTGAAAACATGACCATTTACTTTCTCAAGCCTGTTCAGATGGAAAGTGTTATCGATATCTTTCCGAAAGTACTTGAAGTAGGCCGAAAGTTTGGAAAGGTCGATGTCGAGGTCTTTAATGATGGCATCCTAGTCGGAAAAGCAATGATGATGTGTCAGTTGATTGATAGGACATAA
- a CDS encoding metal-dependent hydrolase has product MKVSYHGHSVVQIQVNGKKIIIDPFIRGNQLTDLKVDDVNPDVILLTHGHNDHVGDSVELAKRNNALVIANHEISTFLGWQGVNTHGMHIGGAHQFDFGKVKLTQAFHGSSYTTESNELIYCGMPAGILFMAEGKTIYHAGDTALFSDMKLIGERHPIDLAFLPIGDNFTMGPEDAAYAAKLLGAKTIVPIHYNTFPPIKQDPEQFIEMLENKNGKVMEPGEFIEL; this is encoded by the coding sequence ATGAAGGTATCTTATCATGGGCATTCAGTTGTTCAAATTCAGGTCAATGGCAAAAAAATTATCATTGATCCTTTTATTCGAGGAAATCAGTTAACAGATTTAAAAGTGGACGACGTAAATCCAGATGTAATTTTGTTAACACATGGTCACAATGATCATGTTGGAGATAGTGTTGAGTTAGCGAAAAGAAACAATGCACTAGTTATTGCCAATCATGAGATTTCAACATTCTTAGGCTGGCAGGGTGTCAATACTCATGGCATGCATATCGGCGGCGCACATCAATTTGATTTTGGTAAGGTAAAATTAACACAAGCTTTTCATGGTTCAAGCTATACGACAGAAAGTAATGAACTTATTTATTGTGGTATGCCAGCTGGAATTTTATTTATGGCAGAAGGAAAAACAATCTACCATGCCGGTGATACAGCATTATTTTCGGATATGAAGCTCATCGGAGAAAGACACCCGATAGATTTAGCTTTCTTGCCAATCGGTGATAATTTTACAATGGGTCCAGAAGATGCAGCGTATGCAGCAAAATTATTAGGTGCAAAAACAATTGTTCCGATACACTACAATACGTTTCCTCCGATTAAGCAGGATCCGGAGCAATTTATTGAAATGCTTGAAAATAAGAATGGAAAAGTGATGGAACCTGGAGAATTTATAGAATTATAA
- a CDS encoding Xaa-Pro peptidase family protein — protein MNQRLQKLQAWMRENEIEVSFITSSENVFYLSGFFSNPHERLLALAVFQEEEPFLVCPGMEVHDVKGSGWSQEIIGYSDIENPWELVHTSINKRLNGIKKVAIEKEHMNVERYEQLSALFPGAAFVSAEEKLRKLRMIKDAKELKIIEEACALADYAIVVGCSEIKEGRTELDVLNAVEYALKQKGVTEMSFSTMVLTGANAASPHGNPGKTKIQKGDLVLFDLGVVVDRYCSDITRTVAFGDINDKQKEIYDTVLKAQLAAIEASKPGATAAEVDLTARRIIAEAGYGEYFPHRLGHGLGISVHEYPSMTETNQLVIEEGMVYTIEPGIYVPNVAGVRIEDDIYITADGANVLTKFPKDLQIIR, from the coding sequence ATGAATCAACGATTACAAAAACTTCAAGCATGGATGAGGGAAAATGAAATTGAAGTAAGCTTCATCACCTCTTCTGAAAATGTATTTTATTTAAGCGGGTTTTTCTCAAATCCCCACGAGCGTTTACTTGCCTTAGCTGTTTTCCAAGAAGAAGAGCCCTTCCTTGTATGTCCTGGGATGGAAGTACATGATGTCAAAGGCTCTGGCTGGAGCCAAGAAATCATTGGCTACAGTGATATCGAGAATCCATGGGAATTAGTACATACTTCAATTAATAAAAGACTAAATGGAATAAAAAAAGTTGCGATTGAAAAGGAACATATGAATGTGGAACGCTATGAACAGCTATCCGCTTTATTTCCTGGGGCAGCGTTTGTTTCCGCTGAAGAAAAATTAAGAAAGCTGCGGATGATTAAAGATGCCAAGGAATTAAAAATTATTGAAGAGGCTTGCGCATTAGCTGATTATGCCATTGTGGTGGGCTGCAGTGAAATAAAAGAGGGAAGAACAGAATTAGATGTCCTTAACGCGGTTGAATATGCACTTAAGCAAAAAGGCGTAACGGAAATGTCATTTTCAACTATGGTTTTGACGGGTGCAAATGCTGCGTCTCCTCACGGTAATCCAGGTAAGACAAAAATACAAAAGGGCGATTTAGTCTTATTTGATTTAGGTGTAGTAGTAGATCGCTATTGTTCAGATATTACAAGGACCGTTGCATTTGGTGATATAAATGATAAACAAAAAGAAATATATGATACTGTACTTAAAGCACAATTAGCGGCAATAGAGGCAAGTAAACCTGGTGCAACTGCAGCTGAAGTTGACTTAACCGCACGAAGAATCATTGCTGAAGCAGGCTATGGAGAATACTTCCCGCACCGACTTGGACATGGATTAGGGATTAGTGTACATGAGTACCCTTCGATGACAGAGACAAACCAATTAGTTATTGAAGAAGGAATGGTGTATACCATTGAACCAGGAATTTACGTTCCTAATGTTGCAGGAGTACGGATTGAGGATGATATATATATTACTGCTGACGGAGCTAACGTCTTAACAAAATTCCCTAAAGACCTACAAATCATTCGATAA
- the ald gene encoding alanine dehydrogenase — MRIGVPREVKNNENRVAMTPAGVFNLLKFGHEVYIEKGAGIGSAFTDEDYTAAGAKIVETASEAWSMEMVMKVKEPLPSEYQYFREGLILFTYLHLAPEPELTKALIDNKVVGIAYETVQLPNNSLPLLTPMSEVAGRMAAQIGAQFLEKVHGGKGILLSGVPGVQRGTVTIIGGGVAGTNAAKMAIGLGAKVTIIDLNPDRLRQLDDIFGSDITTLMSNPYNIAEAVKESDLVIGAVLIPGAKAPKLVSEAMIQSMTPGSVVVDIAIDQGGIFETTDRITTHDNPTYIKHGVVHYAVANMPGAVPRTSTIGLTNVTVPYAIQIANKGYRQACLENEALLKGINTLGGFVTYEAVAEAHGLHYSDTKTLLGQL; from the coding sequence ATGCGGATCGGTGTTCCTAGAGAAGTAAAAAATAATGAAAATCGTGTAGCAATGACACCAGCTGGTGTTTTTAACCTACTGAAATTTGGTCATGAGGTTTATATTGAAAAAGGAGCAGGAATTGGCTCTGCTTTTACCGATGAAGATTATACAGCTGCAGGTGCAAAAATAGTAGAAACTGCTTCAGAAGCTTGGTCAATGGAAATGGTTATGAAGGTGAAAGAACCGCTGCCAAGTGAATATCAATATTTTCGTGAAGGATTAATTCTATTTACATACTTACATTTAGCTCCTGAACCAGAGCTAACAAAGGCCTTAATTGATAATAAAGTGGTTGGAATTGCATATGAAACAGTCCAGTTACCAAATAACTCTTTGCCGTTATTAACCCCAATGAGTGAAGTGGCAGGAAGAATGGCTGCACAAATTGGTGCTCAATTCCTTGAAAAAGTTCATGGCGGGAAAGGGATTCTCTTATCTGGGGTTCCGGGTGTTCAAAGAGGAACAGTAACCATTATTGGCGGTGGTGTTGCGGGAACAAATGCTGCTAAAATGGCAATTGGACTTGGAGCAAAAGTTACCATTATTGACCTTAATCCAGACCGTCTTCGTCAACTGGATGATATCTTTGGTTCTGACATCACCACATTAATGTCTAATCCTTATAATATTGCTGAAGCGGTTAAAGAATCTGACTTAGTGATTGGTGCGGTACTAATTCCAGGTGCAAAGGCTCCTAAGTTAGTTTCCGAAGCAATGATTCAATCGATGACACCAGGAAGCGTCGTAGTGGATATTGCAATTGATCAGGGTGGTATCTTTGAAACAACTGATCGTATTACAACACACGATAACCCTACATATATAAAACATGGAGTTGTTCATTATGCCGTTGCCAATATGCCTGGGGCGGTTCCTAGAACTTCAACTATTGGCTTAACCAACGTAACAGTACCATACGCAATCCAAATCGCAAATAAGGGGTATAGACAAGCATGCCTTGAAAATGAAGCGCTGCTAAAAGGTATCAATACCCTAGGCGGCTTTGTAACCTATGAAGCAGTGGCAGAAGCACATGGTCTTCATTACTCAGATACAAAAACATTACTTGGACAACTTTAA
- a CDS encoding universal stress protein, translated as MGVRYDHILVAIDGSQESERALEKSIEIAKRNNAKLLLAHVIDTRSFLLIDKYDPDIADRANKLAIDMLEKYQTQAIASGVVHVQFEIEYGSPKVKIPKEIAKKHDIDLIVCGATGMNAVERFLIGSISEHITRYSPCDVLIVRTQK; from the coding sequence ATGGGGGTAAGATATGACCATATTTTAGTTGCCATTGATGGTTCACAAGAATCAGAGCGGGCACTAGAAAAATCAATTGAAATTGCTAAGAGGAATAATGCTAAATTATTATTAGCACATGTGATAGACACAAGGTCATTTTTGTTAATTGATAAATATGATCCAGATATTGCTGATCGTGCAAACAAACTAGCAATAGATATGCTGGAAAAATACCAAACCCAAGCAATAGCTTCTGGTGTTGTACATGTTCAATTTGAAATTGAATACGGCTCGCCTAAAGTTAAAATCCCCAAGGAAATAGCTAAAAAGCACGATATAGACTTAATTGTTTGTGGTGCGACTGGCATGAATGCAGTTGAGAGATTCTTGATTGGCAGTATTTCTGAACACATTACCCGTTACTCCCCATGTGATGTCCTCATTGTCCGAACACAAAAATAA
- a CDS encoding molybdenum cofactor biosynthesis protein B, translating to MSTTEHKREAPKKVNCKVITVSDTRNKDTDKSGKAMMEMLEQAGHAIVDYVIVKDEADPIKESIINGCEREDIDVILTNGGTGIAKRDVTIETVQGMLDKEIVGFGELFRMLSYQEDIGSAAILSRAIAGVVKNKAVFSTPGSTGAVKLAMNKLILPEIGHVVREIKKDL from the coding sequence ATGAGTACTACCGAACACAAGCGAGAGGCTCCAAAGAAAGTTAATTGCAAAGTGATTACTGTAAGTGATACAAGAAATAAGGATACCGATAAAAGTGGCAAGGCAATGATGGAAATGCTAGAACAAGCAGGGCATGCTATTGTTGATTATGTCATCGTTAAGGATGAAGCAGATCCTATAAAAGAGTCCATTATAAATGGCTGTGAGCGTGAAGATATTGATGTCATCCTAACAAATGGCGGTACTGGAATAGCCAAACGTGATGTAACCATTGAAACCGTTCAGGGAATGTTAGATAAAGAAATCGTTGGCTTTGGAGAATTGTTTAGGATGTTGAGCTACCAAGAGGATATCGGCTCAGCTGCTATTCTTTCACGAGCGATAGCGGGAGTAGTAAAGAATAAAGCTGTGTTTTCTACTCCAGGTTCTACAGGAGCAGTAAAACTTGCTATGAATAAGTTAATACTTCCTGAGATTGGTCATGTAGTGAGAGAAATTAAAAAAGATTTATAG
- a CDS encoding EcsC family protein, which produces MPLTEREIEVMNEIREWEKHLLNYEANDLQLTYEKYLERSFTLLPENVQHQFLSVIDTWLFHLHGMIQGSQIQMDAKERILSSGRVFNKELHQIEDLRKLDIDQLQYIAMQQIARHRLYSFAQGGLAGTGGPLLLGTDIPAMAVINLRVVQLIAMTYGFEVNTPYEMMSSLKVFHTATLPPRLQKEGWSNLRSEMSSSDDHYFYEGNEEISDVTWLEQPIQQLLKAMVITIFRKRLIQGIPVVSMAIGAGTNYQLTRKVTEFAHNYYKLRYLNQKEEI; this is translated from the coding sequence ATGCCATTAACTGAACGGGAAATAGAGGTAATGAATGAAATTAGAGAGTGGGAAAAGCATTTATTAAATTACGAGGCCAATGATTTACAGCTTACCTATGAAAAATATTTAGAGCGTTCTTTCACATTATTACCTGAAAATGTTCAACACCAGTTTCTTTCGGTTATTGATACCTGGCTGTTCCATTTGCACGGAATGATTCAGGGCTCTCAGATACAGATGGATGCTAAGGAGAGAATCCTATCTTCTGGCCGCGTTTTTAATAAGGAATTGCACCAAATTGAGGATTTAAGGAAATTGGATATAGATCAGTTACAATACATAGCCATGCAGCAAATTGCAAGGCACCGACTATACTCTTTTGCACAAGGAGGCTTAGCAGGAACGGGTGGACCGCTGCTGTTAGGTACCGACATTCCGGCAATGGCTGTCATTAATTTGAGGGTGGTACAACTAATTGCCATGACATATGGTTTTGAGGTTAATACTCCTTACGAGATGATGAGTTCTCTAAAGGTCTTTCATACTGCAACACTGCCCCCTCGTCTTCAAAAAGAGGGCTGGTCTAACTTAAGGAGTGAAATGAGCTCGAGCGATGACCATTACTTTTATGAGGGAAATGAAGAAATCTCAGATGTGACCTGGCTGGAGCAGCCTATTCAACAATTACTCAAGGCAATGGTCATAACAATATTCCGCAAACGGCTTATACAAGGAATACCGGTTGTAAGCATGGCTATCGGTGCAGGGACAAATTATCAATTAACAAGAAAAGTTACAGAATTTGCCCATAACTATTACAAACTGAGATACCTAAATCAGAAAGAGGAAATTTAA
- a CDS encoding acetate kinase, producing the protein MSKIIAINAGSSSLKFQLFEMPTEEVITKGLIERIGINDSIFTISVNGEKVTETTDIPDHEVAVKMLLDKLTTLGIIQSLNEIEGIGHRVVHGGEEFSDSALITEEVLNKIEELSELAPLHNPANVTGIKAFRGVLPNVPAVAVFDTAFHQTMPESSYLYSLPYEYYEKYGIRKYGFHGTSHKYVSQRAAELLGRPVEQLRLLSCHLGNGASIAAIEGGKSIDTSMGFTPLAGVTMGTRSGNIDPALIPFIMEKTNKTAEEVLDVLNKESGMLGVSGFSSDLRDIEIEARNGNERAQLALDVFANRIHKYIGSYASRMYGVDAIIFTAGIGENSDVVREQVLKGLEFMGVYWDPALNKIRGEERFINYPHSPVKVIVIPTNEEVMIARDVVRLAQ; encoded by the coding sequence ATGTCTAAAATAATTGCAATTAATGCGGGCAGTTCATCTTTAAAGTTTCAATTATTTGAAATGCCGACTGAAGAAGTAATTACAAAAGGACTTATTGAAAGAATTGGCATAAACGATTCAATATTCACCATTTCGGTTAATGGTGAAAAAGTTACGGAAACAACCGATATTCCTGACCATGAAGTAGCTGTAAAAATGCTGCTTGATAAGCTTACTACTTTAGGTATTATTCAATCTTTAAATGAAATTGAAGGAATTGGTCATCGTGTGGTTCATGGCGGAGAAGAGTTTAGTGATTCCGCTCTTATTACAGAAGAAGTTCTTAATAAGATTGAAGAATTATCAGAATTAGCTCCCTTGCATAATCCTGCGAACGTTACAGGAATTAAGGCTTTTAGAGGTGTTCTTCCAAATGTTCCTGCTGTTGCTGTATTTGATACAGCCTTTCACCAAACAATGCCAGAAAGTTCATACCTCTATAGTCTTCCATATGAATATTATGAAAAATATGGTATTCGTAAATATGGATTCCATGGTACGAGTCATAAATATGTTTCACAGCGTGCGGCTGAACTTTTGGGTCGTCCAGTTGAACAGCTTCGCCTTCTTTCCTGCCACTTAGGAAATGGAGCAAGTATTGCTGCCATTGAAGGTGGAAAATCAATTGATACATCAATGGGCTTTACACCTCTAGCTGGGGTTACGATGGGAACTCGTTCAGGTAATATCGACCCTGCGTTAATTCCATTCATTATGGAAAAAACCAATAAGACAGCAGAAGAAGTACTTGATGTGTTAAATAAAGAGAGCGGAATGTTAGGGGTTTCTGGTTTCTCAAGTGATTTAAGAGATATTGAAATTGAAGCACGTAATGGAAATGAACGTGCTCAGCTTGCATTGGATGTTTTTGCTAACCGTATCCATAAATATATTGGTTCATATGCTTCACGTATGTATGGGGTGGATGCCATTATCTTTACAGCAGGTATTGGTGAGAACAGCGATGTAGTTCGTGAACAAGTCTTAAAAGGTCTAGAATTTATGGGTGTTTATTGGGATCCGGCTTTAAATAAAATTAGAGGTGAGGAAAGGTTTATTAACTATCCTCACTCTCCTGTAAAAGTAATCGTTATTCCTACAAATGAAGAAGTAATGATTGCACGTGACGTTGTACGTTTAGCACAATAA
- a CDS encoding class I SAM-dependent methyltransferase, whose amino-acid sequence MKMAPVEQLFTLFNETALVIQEELSCTYLEALAETGENLFHGSVLQDEISEITEKRLQKQYKEIHLSSFTKEEIRKAYQLVILKGMKENVQPNHQMTPDSVGMLMSYLVDKFIEQPTFRLLDPAIGTGNLVTTVLNQQQRNVQSIGIEIDDLLLKLAYVNANLQEHPIELFNQDSLEPLFIDPVDAVIADLPVGYYPNDVRASDYQLKAPEGHSYAHHLFIEQSVNHTKQGGYLFFIIPNGLFESDQAQQLREYFKEEIIVQGVLQLPLSMFKNNNAAKSILVLQKKGEGIAAPKQALLAKLPNLSSAVEMDNILRKIDKWFLDNKR is encoded by the coding sequence ATGAAAATGGCCCCGGTCGAGCAGCTATTTACATTATTTAATGAAACTGCTCTTGTTATACAGGAAGAACTTTCTTGTACCTATTTAGAAGCATTAGCCGAAACCGGTGAGAATTTATTTCACGGATCAGTACTTCAGGATGAAATAAGTGAAATAACTGAAAAAAGACTTCAGAAACAATACAAAGAAATACATTTAAGCAGTTTTACTAAGGAAGAAATTCGAAAAGCCTATCAGCTTGTCATTTTAAAAGGAATGAAAGAAAATGTTCAGCCTAACCATCAAATGACGCCTGATAGTGTGGGGATGCTAATGAGCTATCTAGTGGATAAATTTATAGAGCAGCCCACCTTCCGTTTGTTAGACCCTGCGATTGGAACAGGAAATTTAGTAACAACTGTATTAAATCAGCAGCAAAGAAATGTCCAATCTATTGGTATTGAAATAGATGACCTGTTACTTAAACTTGCTTATGTGAATGCAAATTTACAAGAGCACCCTATTGAACTTTTTAATCAAGATAGTCTTGAACCTTTATTTATTGACCCTGTCGATGCAGTAATCGCCGATTTGCCAGTAGGATATTATCCCAATGATGTTCGGGCATCAGATTACCAGTTAAAAGCGCCCGAGGGGCACTCTTATGCGCATCATTTATTTATTGAACAAAGTGTCAATCACACAAAACAGGGAGGATATTTATTTTTTATCATTCCAAATGGGCTTTTTGAAAGTGATCAGGCACAACAGCTTCGAGAATACTTTAAGGAAGAAATCATTGTTCAAGGAGTACTTCAACTTCCGCTAAGTATGTTTAAGAATAATAATGCAGCAAAAAGTATTTTGGTCCTGCAAAAGAAGGGTGAAGGGATTGCGGCGCCTAAGCAAGCCTTACTTGCCAAACTTCCAAACTTATCCAGTGCAGTTGAGATGGACAATATCTTGAGAAAAATCGATAAATGGTTTCTGGATAATAAGCGGTAA
- the tpx gene encoding thiol peroxidase — protein MANVTFKGNPVTLLGNEVKVGDKAPNFSVLANDLSPVTLENTKGQVRLISAVPSLDTGVCDAETRRFNEEANGLGDVKILTVSVDLPFAQKRWCGANGIENVQTLSDHRDLSFGEAFGVAIQELRLLARAVFVVDSSDTVTYVEYVSEATNHPNYEAALEAARNAK, from the coding sequence ATGGCAAACGTAACTTTCAAGGGGAACCCAGTAACATTGCTAGGCAACGAAGTAAAGGTGGGCGACAAAGCTCCTAATTTCAGCGTTTTGGCAAATGATTTATCACCTGTAACGCTAGAGAATACAAAAGGACAGGTTCGTTTAATTAGTGCCGTTCCTTCTTTAGATACTGGCGTATGTGATGCAGAAACACGTCGTTTCAATGAAGAAGCAAATGGTTTAGGTGATGTTAAAATCCTAACTGTCAGTGTAGACCTTCCGTTTGCACAAAAACGCTGGTGCGGAGCAAACGGCATTGAAAATGTCCAAACTCTATCAGATCATCGCGATCTTTCTTTTGGAGAAGCATTCGGTGTGGCAATTCAGGAGCTGCGCTTATTGGCACGTGCTGTATTTGTTGTAGATTCTAGTGATACTGTTACTTATGTGGAATATGTAAGTGAGGCAACAAATCACCCGAATTATGAGGCAGCACTTGAAGCTGCTCGGAATGCAAAGTAA
- the ytfJ gene encoding GerW family sporulation protein — MSEHPIQGLMTTAMESLKEMIDVNTIIGDPVETPDGSVILTVSKVGFGFAAGGSEFKLDGGSQQQSKGQEQQGQSQGQSKLPFGGGSGGGVSITPIAFLIVNSQGVKMLHLDESTHLYEKILEMAPQAVDKIQQMFSKKNEQQSSGQGSQHSTQNQSQKQEFDI; from the coding sequence ATGTCTGAACATCCAATTCAAGGTTTAATGACGACAGCAATGGAAAGCTTAAAAGAAATGATTGACGTAAATACGATTATTGGTGATCCAGTTGAAACTCCTGACGGAAGTGTCATTCTTACCGTTTCAAAGGTTGGTTTTGGATTTGCTGCAGGTGGTAGTGAGTTTAAACTAGATGGTGGTTCTCAGCAGCAATCAAAAGGTCAGGAACAACAAGGTCAAAGTCAAGGTCAATCAAAGCTTCCTTTCGGAGGTGGTAGCGGTGGAGGAGTCTCCATTACTCCAATTGCTTTTTTAATTGTGAATTCTCAAGGAGTAAAAATGCTTCATCTAGACGAAAGTACACATCTTTATGAAAAGATTTTAGAAATGGCCCCACAAGCAGTGGATAAGATTCAGCAAATGTTCTCGAAAAAAAATGAGCAGCAGAGCTCGGGGCAAGGTTCGCAGCATTCCACACAGAACCAATCACAAAAGCAAGAATTTGATATATAG
- a CDS encoding DUF2953 domain-containing protein: protein MKKLVWLYIALIAIILLFLLIIFSKLTIHLNFFHHNDNDELSVVFKLWFGLIKYTINVPLIKIDDNSPSIVLKGNTSMGDSGEGESSSKVQQVDKDAIVRNLSDAKEIIQHVVNMQVIVSKFMKRIVIKHFEWHSLVGVGDAAHTGIITGALWTLKGSVVGMLSNFLRLEEMPVLSVTPHFQMAIIQTRITCIIHFRIGYAILAGLKLIKFWKGGRPNLKMNTAYSKEKTKTV from the coding sequence GTGAAAAAATTGGTATGGCTGTATATAGCTCTCATCGCTATTATTTTATTATTTCTACTAATCATTTTTTCGAAGCTAACAATCCATCTTAATTTTTTTCATCATAATGATAATGACGAATTAAGTGTAGTGTTTAAACTTTGGTTTGGATTAATTAAATACACAATAAATGTCCCTCTAATAAAAATTGATGATAACTCACCGAGTATTGTCCTGAAGGGTAATACAAGTATGGGAGATTCAGGTGAGGGTGAATCTTCGAGCAAGGTTCAACAAGTTGACAAGGATGCCATTGTGAGGAATTTGTCAGATGCAAAAGAAATCATCCAGCATGTTGTAAACATGCAAGTGATCGTAAGTAAATTTATGAAAAGAATAGTCATTAAGCATTTTGAATGGCATTCATTAGTTGGCGTAGGCGATGCGGCACATACCGGCATTATTACGGGTGCACTTTGGACTCTCAAAGGTAGTGTTGTAGGCATGCTCAGTAACTTTTTGAGACTAGAAGAAATGCCGGTTTTATCCGTTACACCACATTTTCAAATGGCTATTATCCAAACCCGGATTACATGTATTATTCACTTTCGTATCGGGTATGCTATTTTAGCAGGATTAAAACTAATTAAATTCTGGAAGGGCGGACGCCCAAATCTCAAAATGAACACAGCTTATTCGAAGGAAAAAACTAAAACCGTTTAA
- a CDS encoding RDD family protein has translation MENENQIYTNELVKVDERETTRDSDKISIRYAGFWMRFWAYLLDLIVVGSIERLIIKPIFRALEIPLIEFNMFAPISIASAIIFYLYFVLMTKYFNQTIGKMVFGIKVIDLKNDKLSWGTILFREWIGRFISATVVIGYIIVAFLPKKQGLHDLFTDTSVIHVER, from the coding sequence ATGGAAAATGAAAATCAAATATATACGAATGAATTAGTTAAAGTCGATGAGCGAGAAACCACTCGAGACTCTGATAAAATCTCCATTCGTTATGCGGGTTTTTGGATGCGGTTTTGGGCTTACCTGCTGGATTTAATTGTTGTGGGGAGTATAGAGCGATTAATTATTAAACCCATATTTAGGGCACTTGAGATTCCATTAATAGAATTTAATATGTTTGCCCCGATTTCCATAGCATCCGCAATCATATTTTATTTATATTTCGTATTAATGACAAAGTATTTTAATCAAACGATTGGAAAAATGGTATTTGGAATAAAAGTTATTGATTTGAAGAATGACAAATTATCATGGGGAACCATTCTTTTTCGAGAATGGATTGGCCGGTTTATCTCTGCAACAGTGGTTATTGGATATATTATTGTCGCCTTTTTACCCAAAAAGCAAGGACTTCACGACCTCTTTACAGACACCTCCGTCATTCATGTAGAACGATAA